In a single window of the Antedon mediterranea chromosome 1, ecAntMedi1.1, whole genome shotgun sequence genome:
- the LOC140063537 gene encoding leucine-rich repeat-containing protein 45-like — MDNLKQTYLQLCKENRVEVQQSVLSVLQPRDLSNKSSHRPSSLLDLSTTSLSLQTCAIFSRLFANDTSIIELKLSDSMIGDEGVKLLAEGFSKNSSLRMIDLKGNNIRSSGTEFLGQLLRRNHNIKRLFLEWNSIGLDSNSFAMFADGLSTNNCLELLDLRNNQMSHDCAGELAMALKKNSTLKVLDLRWNNLGLVGGRCLLNGLQHNDTIIQVDLNGNNIPQDLIKAIDMLRINNESKNNLSQQHQTRQDLLTREIRQLKKEKRQQVGDLITKIDRKDEEMQKTQRNTGERLRQLQEALHERKTAFNSLQAKLSMTEAELSLADQKSHDLTALIDHMKEEHSVITSTQQKEIGHEREERFLIESTLSKEISNYRDKNEQMENKIEDLEKKCQQLQDLVYNLKEDNAELHAELKVQSTENEEKLQKERHRGREINRDLETRHEKEQMRFRQQMEDSEKSYKERIGKLEQQRLTLEEEISRQKTQQVADRMAMEEQVLQAKQRVKEEEQQRSKFLEDKIRLLQNAKDDLQQYSSQQSQSSAEYQAKFSNATLEIESLKRKLEDLNHELAGKANETIAEVNKVQLNHSKQMSKLEAQVDRFNDVQERCEMLEQKLKDENKKHQLEIEDCENKIGSLQETLRSQDNEFSRLREEDVQRASMLQAAFSNYFSMPRTPLASPRK, encoded by the exons ATGGATAACCTCAAGCAGACATATCTTCAACTTTGTAAAGAGAACCGTGTTGAAGTGCAGCAGAGTGTACTGTCAGTCCTGCAACCTAGAGACTTATCCAACAAGTCTTCTCATCGACCAAGTAGCCTCCTAGATCTGTCAACTACAAGCCTCTCCTTACAAACATGTGCAATATTCAGTCGCCTCTTTGCAAATGATACTTCCATCATAGAACTGAAATTGTCGGACTCTATGATTGGAGATGAAG GTGTCAAGCTGTTAGCTGAGGGCTTTTCGAAAAATTCATCCCTAAGAATGATTGATTTGAAGGGAAACAACATTAGGTCATCAGGGACAGAGTTTTTAGGACAACTGTTGAGGCGCAATCACAATATTAAAAG ACTGTTTCTTGAATGGAATTCTATTGGATTGGACAGCAATTCTTTTGCAATGTTTGCCGATGGTCTCTCCACCAATAACTGCTTAGAGCTCCTTGACTTAAGAAACAACCAGATGAGTCATGATTGTGCTGGTGAACTCGCTATGGCACTTAAAAAAAACTCAACTCTGAAAGTTCTTG atcTTAGATGGAACAATCTAGGTTTAGTAGGAGGGCGCTGTTTATTGAATGGATTGCAGCACAATGACACTATCATCCAGGTTGATTTGAATGGTAATAATATTCCACAAGACCTGATTAAAGCAATAG ATATGTTGAGAATAAACAATGAAAGCAAGAATAATCTCTCACAGCAGCATCAAACGCGACAAGATCTCCTGACACGCGAGATACGGCAACTGAAGAAAGAAAAGAGACAACAGGTCGGTGACTTAATTACAAAGATAGATAGAAAGGACGAGGAAATGCAAAAGACACAAAGAAACACAGGAGAACGTTTACGGCAGTTACAAGAAGCGTTGCATGAAAGGAAAACAGCTTTTAATTCATTACAAGCAAA gtTGTCAATGACTGAAGCTGAACTTTCATTGGCTGACCAAAAATCACATGATCTTACTGCTTTAATTGACCACATGAAAGAAGAACATTCAGTAATAACATCAACTCAACAGAAAGAGATTGGCCATGAAAGAGAG GAAAGATTTCTGATTGAGTCAACATTATCCAAAGAAATATCAAACTACAGAGATAAGAATGAGCAGATGGAAAACAAGATAGAAGACTTGGAAAAAAAGTGTCAACAACTACAGGATCTGGTTTACAATCTGAAGGAAGACAATGCAGAACTACATGCTGAACTTAAAGTACAAAGCACTGAGAATGAAG aaaaattgCAAAAGGAGAGGCACAGGGGAAGGGAAATAAATCGTGATTTGGAGACTCGTCATGAAAAAGAACAAATGCGATTCCGTCAGCAGATGGAGGACAGCGAGAAATCATACAAGGAAAGAATTGGAAAACTGGAACAGCAGAGACTAACATTAGAAGAAGAGATAAGTAGACAAAAGACGCAGCAAGTCGCTGACAGGATGGCCATGGAGGAACAAGTGTTACAGGCTAAACAGCGTGTTAAAGAGGAAGAG CAACAAAGAAGCAAGTTCTTGGAAGACAAGATCCGTCTACTTCAAAATGCCAAGGATGATTTACAACAGTATTCATCACAACAAAGTCAAAGTTCAGCGGAGTACCAAGCTAAATTTAGCAATGCTACTCTCGAGATCGAGTCACTGAAGCGTAAACTGGAGGATCTGAATCAT GAACTTGCAGGCAAAGCTAATGAAACAATAGCAGAAGTAAACAAAGTACAGTTAAATCATAGTAAACAAATGAGTAAGCTAGAAGCGCAAGTAGACAGGTTCAACGATGTACAAGAAAGGTGTGAAATGCTAGAACAAAAACTTAAAG ATGAAAATAAGAAACATCAGTTAGAGATTGAAGATTGTGAGAACAAGATAGGATCGTTACAAGAAACGCTGAGATCACAAGATAATGAATTCTCGCGTCTACGTGAGGAAGATGTTCAGAGGGCTTCTATGCTCCAGGCAGCCTTCAGTAACTATTTTAGCATGCCTAGAACACCACTAGCCTCACCAAGAAAATAA
- the LOC140063544 gene encoding N-sulphoglucosamine sulphohydrolase-like: protein MKSEHLLFCCVFFLLIGSSELVNVLVIVADDGGFESEVYNNTISQMPHLTELSKRSIIFKNAFTSVSSCSPSRSSILTGLPQHQNGMYGLHQGVHHFNTFDQVKSLPYILKKNSIVRGIIGKKHVGPEDVYPFDYAQTEENNSILQVGRNITRIKELVKEFFDFTGSLPFFLYIGFHDPHRCGHTHPQYGAFCEKFGNGEKDMGYIKDWKPVVYDPSTIKVPYFIPDTKEARKDLAAQYQTISRLDQGIGLVLSELQEAGHDKDTLIIYTSDNGIPFPSGRTNLYDPGMAEPMLVSSPDNNKRNGQVSEAMVSLLDITPTVLDWLNISYPKYSIFDKNKPVNLTGKSLIPILDKEPPLSEFNEVYSSHNIHEVTMYYPMRTVRNKHYKLIHNLNYKMPFQIDQDFFVSPTFQGLLNHTRNHEPTHWYKMLQDYYYRTEWELFDLTNDPMELKNLVNETEFSSILKSLKDKLVSWQIQTSDPWICAPQGVLEDTGLYKDNPQCLAMDNGL from the exons ATGAAATCAGAACATTTACTATTTTGCTgcgttttttttcttcttataGGCAGTAGCGAATTAGTAAATGTACTAGTAATTGTTG CTGATGATGGCGGGTTTGAAAGTGAAGTATACAACAACACAATTTCTCAAATGCCTCATCTCACAGAGCTGTCAAAACGCAGCATAATTTTCAAGAATGCATTCACCTCCGTCAGTAGCTGTTCTCCAAGTAGATCGTCAATTTTGACTGGCTTACCTCAGCATCAGAATGGCATGTACGGATTACACCAAGGCGTACATCATTTTAACACGTTCGATCAAGTCAAAAGTCTACCgtatatattaaaaaagaattCTATTGTTCGTG GTATCATTGGAAAGAAACATGTAGGTCCTGAGGATGTTTATCCATTTGATTATGCACAGACTGAGGAAAACAATTCCATTTTACAAGTTGGTAGAAATATTACCAGAATAAAGGAGCTGGTTAAAGAATTCTTTGATTTTACTGGTTCATT GCCCTTCTTTCTATACATTGGCTTTCATGATCCTCATCGATGTGGCCACACCCATCCACAATATGGAGCATTCTGTGAAAAGTTTGGCAATGGTGAGAAAGACATGGGTTATATAAAAGACTGGAAACCAGTTGTGTATGATCCTTCCACTATTAAGGTGCCATACTTTATACCAGACACTAAGGAAGCACGTAAAGATTTAGCCGCACAGTACCAGACTATTAGCAGACTAGACCAAG gaattGGACTAGTGCTGAGTGAATTACAAGAGGCAGGACATGATAAAGACACCCTCATTATATATACCTCTGACAACGGTATCCCATTCCCTAGTGGTCGCACTAACCTTTACGATCCTGGAATGGCTGAACCCATGCTGGTCTCATCTCCAGATAACAACAAACGCAATGGTCAAGTTAGTGAAGCGATGGTCAGTTTATTGGACATAACTCCAACCGTGCTTGATTGGCTCAATATATCTTAcccaaaatacagtatatttgacaaaaataaGCCTGTTAATTTAACAGGGAAATCTCTAATACCAATTTTGGATAAAGAACCACCCTTGTCAGAGTTCAATGAGGTATATTCTAGTCATAATATTCATGAGGTCACAATGTATTATCCAATGAGAACTGTACGTAATAAACATTAcaaattaatacataatttaaaCTATAAAATGCCTTTTCAAATTGATCAGGATTTTTTTGTTTCACCAACGTTTCAAGGACTGTTGAACCACACTCGCAATCACGAACCAACGCATTGGTACAAAATGCTGCAAGATTATTATTATCGTACAGAATGGGAACTTTTTGATTTAACAAATGATCCGATGGAATTAAAGAATCTAGTTAACGAAACTGAATTTTCCAGCATTTTGAAATCGTTAAAAGATAAACTTGTATCTTGGCAAATACAAACCAGTGATCCGTGGATTTGTGCGCCACAAGGAGTGTTAGAAGATACGGGCTTGTATAAAGATAACCCACAATGCCTTGCAATGGACAACGGTCTCTAA